From one Luteolibacter sp. SL250 genomic stretch:
- a CDS encoding DUF6797 domain-containing protein translates to MQKLYATLALTAALLPVTHAAEAKKGTKWYESMQIGPAWSNTFGDYLKGEKRTAALKGILLDLGDGNRALFDTETLRLVTVFNGGIEWGGTPWTGAHGPLVTLGNKEALLNTAGGPGWADQGGSFEDKRATPGYGNLKDASFKGYFRSGKSIVFDYVVNGVSVQEAISHKDGVFTRTLKVGKRDKDLVLLVSDEGSSADLKVATGGDIKISDDAKTAGRKIGTIAKGGETVVQLAFGKGDPKPAAAPDFAALVKGGEPLWPGTIETAGTVSDDKKSSYATDILTLPTENPWNANLRFGGFDFIDEDSAALSSWNGDVWTVKGLKGDWKNLKWQRIASGLFETLGVKVVNGAIYVNGRDQITQLIDLNGDGETDHFKAFNRDVIITANFHEFAFDLQTDKEGNFYFAKASPVKGGGRGFDRILDHNGVVAKISPDGAKFEVIATGLRAPGGLAVGPNGEITTGENEGTWQPRCKINFAKASQLPVFWGTEDSRHALKDAKYLEPLCYLPMEVDNSGGSQIWVDKKAKFGLAENELIHLSYGQSSVYRVLPVKRGDTLQGGVVKLPIKLQSSAMRGRFHNDGSLYLLGFRGWQTNAATECAFQRVRYNGETLPVPDKLEYTPTGVKISFASKLDAELANDPASYGVERWNYVRGPMYGSGEFSVDEVDAAAEEAALVKESKGVRKHDTVAVESAKLAADGKTVELVLAGMKPSHQLKVSFDLEGTGGEILKGDIFATVYKD, encoded by the coding sequence ATGCAGAAACTCTACGCAACCCTTGCCCTCACTGCCGCCTTGCTCCCCGTCACCCATGCGGCGGAAGCGAAGAAAGGCACAAAATGGTATGAATCGATGCAGATCGGCCCGGCGTGGTCGAACACCTTCGGTGATTATCTGAAGGGCGAGAAGCGGACGGCGGCGCTGAAAGGCATCCTGCTGGACCTGGGCGACGGAAACCGTGCCCTTTTCGATACGGAGACCCTGCGCCTGGTGACCGTGTTCAACGGCGGCATCGAGTGGGGCGGCACCCCATGGACCGGCGCCCACGGCCCGCTGGTCACGCTCGGCAACAAGGAAGCCCTTCTCAACACCGCCGGAGGCCCCGGCTGGGCGGACCAGGGCGGTTCCTTCGAGGACAAGCGTGCGACCCCCGGCTACGGCAACCTGAAGGATGCCTCCTTCAAGGGATACTTCCGCAGCGGCAAGAGCATCGTCTTCGACTATGTGGTGAACGGTGTTTCCGTGCAGGAGGCCATCAGCCACAAGGACGGCGTTTTCACCCGCACCCTGAAGGTCGGCAAGCGCGACAAGGACCTGGTCCTGCTCGTCAGCGATGAAGGTTCCTCCGCCGACCTGAAGGTGGCGACGGGTGGCGACATCAAGATTTCCGACGATGCGAAAACCGCGGGCCGCAAGATCGGCACCATCGCCAAGGGCGGCGAAACGGTCGTCCAGCTCGCCTTCGGCAAGGGTGATCCCAAGCCTGCCGCAGCCCCGGATTTCGCGGCGCTGGTGAAGGGTGGTGAGCCACTGTGGCCCGGCACCATCGAGACGGCCGGAACCGTCTCCGATGACAAGAAGTCCTCGTATGCGACGGACATCCTCACCCTGCCGACGGAGAATCCATGGAACGCGAACCTGCGTTTCGGCGGCTTCGACTTCATCGACGAGGACAGCGCGGCGCTTTCCTCCTGGAACGGCGACGTCTGGACCGTGAAGGGTCTGAAAGGTGACTGGAAGAACCTCAAATGGCAGCGGATCGCCTCCGGTCTGTTCGAGACCCTTGGTGTGAAAGTCGTCAACGGCGCGATCTACGTGAACGGCCGTGATCAGATCACCCAGCTCATCGACCTCAACGGCGACGGTGAGACGGACCATTTCAAGGCTTTCAACCGCGACGTCATCATCACCGCGAACTTCCACGAGTTTGCCTTCGACCTGCAGACGGACAAGGAAGGCAACTTCTACTTCGCCAAGGCTTCCCCGGTGAAGGGCGGCGGCCGCGGCTTCGACCGCATCCTCGACCACAACGGTGTCGTCGCGAAAATCTCCCCGGACGGTGCCAAGTTCGAGGTGATTGCCACCGGCCTCCGCGCTCCGGGCGGTCTGGCTGTCGGGCCGAACGGTGAGATCACCACCGGTGAGAACGAGGGCACCTGGCAGCCACGCTGCAAGATCAACTTCGCCAAGGCCTCCCAGCTTCCCGTCTTCTGGGGAACGGAAGATTCCCGCCATGCCCTGAAGGACGCCAAGTATCTGGAGCCTCTGTGCTACCTGCCGATGGAGGTGGACAACTCCGGCGGCTCCCAGATCTGGGTGGACAAGAAGGCGAAGTTCGGCCTCGCGGAGAACGAACTCATCCACCTTTCCTACGGCCAGTCCAGCGTCTACCGCGTGCTGCCCGTGAAGCGCGGCGACACCCTGCAGGGCGGTGTGGTGAAACTGCCGATCAAACTCCAGTCCTCCGCGATGCGCGGCCGCTTCCACAATGACGGCTCGCTCTACCTCCTCGGCTTCCGCGGCTGGCAGACGAATGCCGCCACCGAGTGCGCGTTCCAGCGTGTCCGCTACAACGGTGAAACCCTGCCGGTGCCGGACAAACTGGAATACACCCCGACCGGCGTGAAGATCAGCTTCGCCTCCAAGCTGGATGCGGAACTGGCCAACGATCCCGCCAGCTACGGCGTGGAGCGCTGGAACTACGTCCGCGGACCGATGTATGGTTCCGGAGAGTTCTCCGTGGATGAGGTGGATGCCGCCGCTGAGGAAGCCGCGCTGGTCAAGGAGTCCAAGGGCGTCCGCAAGCACGACACCGTCGCCGTGGAGTCCGCCAAGCTGGCCGCCGACGGCAAGACCGTCGAGCTGGTCCTCGCCGGCATGAAGCCTTCCCACCAGCTCAAGGTTTCCTTCGACCTCGAAGGAACCGGGGGCGAGATCCTGAAAGGCGACATCTTCGCCACCGTCTACAAAGACTGA
- a CDS encoding c-type cytochrome: MLRSFLVLLMLAAAARAELIATFTREGSTDTRRDRFPALSIAKGEPATPFLTPGKFEVVWKGKLKLDKRQRLAFSFEGEGSVELKIGGNEMLKREGALAGEPSETKRLNPGEHDFELIYKSKDDGSASMRIYWQEVGFVRQTIPPTAFAAEETEESKAGDILRSGRLHFAQQNCAKCHVPSEGFGATPMPETSEIGPILIGIGERVTEEWLQRWISDPKHLRPTTHMPTLVNAETEEGRQQAADLAAFLASSKLGLPATPAPDPALAEKGGAHFHELGCVACHSTPDRDGPDLETKRIPLNNVASKFQPGALVAFLKKPDAYHATTGMPDFKFSDEEANSIAAYLTKTSAGNETKAAKPYPKGDAARGEKVAASLQCGTCHPGLPMEPGKVAPLEAIFKKDWSASGCAAPADKRGNAPVLNLDDDARSALAAFGKTGGDSLKRDTPAEFARRQIESMRCIGCHSMDDHQSLLSSTHEDSKKLTEHLAGLHERVDQTRPQLTFIGEMLFTSYIEKMLDGSMEKRPRPWLGTRMPAFKAHAKPLAEGLSKMHGFEPSAPVKVETDPEMVEIGKKLAGTEGFGCTTCHGIGPVKPTAAFEVEGINFEFVPDRMRPDYYHRWMDNPAMVTPSTKMPRYADGNASQRTDVLEGDAGKQYEAIWQYLHAK; this comes from the coding sequence ATGCTGCGCTCCTTCCTCGTATTGCTCATGCTGGCCGCCGCGGCCCGCGCCGAACTGATCGCCACCTTCACCCGTGAAGGGAGCACTGACACCAGGCGTGACCGGTTCCCGGCGCTGAGCATCGCGAAGGGGGAGCCTGCGACGCCCTTCCTGACGCCCGGCAAGTTCGAGGTCGTCTGGAAGGGGAAGCTGAAGCTGGACAAGCGCCAGCGCCTCGCCTTCTCGTTCGAGGGGGAGGGCAGTGTCGAGCTGAAGATCGGGGGGAATGAAATGCTGAAGCGCGAGGGCGCGCTGGCGGGTGAGCCTTCGGAAACGAAGCGCCTCAACCCCGGCGAGCACGATTTCGAGCTGATCTACAAGAGCAAGGACGATGGCTCCGCCTCGATGCGGATCTATTGGCAGGAGGTGGGCTTTGTCCGCCAGACCATCCCGCCGACAGCCTTTGCGGCGGAGGAGACGGAGGAGAGCAAGGCGGGCGACATCCTGCGTTCCGGCAGGCTCCACTTCGCGCAACAGAACTGCGCGAAGTGCCACGTTCCCAGCGAGGGCTTTGGCGCCACGCCGATGCCGGAGACGAGCGAGATCGGCCCCATCCTCATCGGCATCGGTGAGCGCGTGACGGAGGAATGGCTGCAACGCTGGATCTCCGATCCGAAGCACCTCCGGCCCACCACCCATATGCCGACCTTGGTCAATGCGGAGACGGAGGAAGGACGCCAGCAGGCGGCGGACCTCGCCGCATTCCTTGCCAGTTCGAAGCTGGGCCTGCCGGCCACCCCGGCACCTGATCCCGCCCTGGCGGAAAAGGGTGGGGCACATTTCCATGAACTGGGCTGCGTGGCCTGCCACAGCACCCCGGACAGGGATGGTCCGGATCTGGAAACCAAGCGGATCCCCCTCAACAACGTCGCCTCGAAATTCCAGCCGGGCGCGCTGGTGGCGTTCCTGAAAAAGCCGGATGCCTACCACGCCACCACCGGCATGCCGGATTTCAAATTCTCCGATGAGGAGGCGAACTCCATCGCCGCCTACCTCACCAAGACCTCGGCCGGAAACGAGACAAAGGCTGCCAAGCCCTATCCGAAGGGCGACGCGGCACGGGGAGAAAAGGTCGCCGCATCCCTGCAATGCGGCACCTGCCACCCGGGCCTTCCCATGGAACCCGGCAAGGTTGCCCCGCTGGAGGCCATTTTCAAAAAGGACTGGTCCGCTTCCGGATGCGCGGCCCCTGCCGACAAGCGCGGCAACGCACCGGTGCTGAACCTCGATGATGATGCCCGCAGCGCCCTGGCCGCCTTCGGCAAGACCGGCGGTGACTCCCTCAAGCGGGACACCCCGGCTGAGTTCGCGCGCCGCCAGATCGAGTCCATGCGCTGCATCGGGTGCCACTCGATGGATGACCACCAGTCGCTCCTCAGTTCGACCCATGAGGACAGCAAGAAGCTGACCGAGCATCTGGCCGGCCTGCATGAGCGGGTGGATCAGACCCGGCCACAACTGACCTTCATCGGTGAGATGCTTTTCACCAGCTACATCGAGAAGATGTTGGATGGTTCCATGGAAAAGAGACCTCGCCCGTGGCTGGGGACCCGCATGCCCGCGTTCAAGGCCCATGCGAAGCCGCTGGCGGAAGGGCTTTCCAAGATGCACGGCTTCGAGCCGAGCGCACCGGTAAAGGTGGAGACGGATCCCGAGATGGTGGAGATCGGCAAGAAGCTCGCCGGAACGGAGGGCTTCGGATGCACCACCTGCCACGGCATCGGCCCGGTGAAACCCACCGCCGCGTTTGAGGTGGAGGGCATCAACTTCGAGTTCGTTCCGGACCGCATGCGCCCGGACTACTACCACCGCTGGATGGACAATCCCGCCATGGTGACACCCAGCACGAAGATGCCGCGGTATGCCGACGGAAATGCCTCCCAGCGCACGGACGTGCTCGAAGGGGACGCTGGGAAGCAGTACGAGGCGATCTGGCAGTATCTCCACGCGAAGTGA
- a CDS encoding LacI family DNA-binding transcriptional regulator → MDHRNPTLKDVADAAGVHRATASRALNNDPRITEATRLRVLEAAEQLGYRVDPLVSLLMSHRRTATTPAFQGVIAYVTRYETPGAWQEFSESFTRIHRGAASAAERHGYVLEEFCVPPVKGAVATFQRVALARGIQCVLLAPLPRPNGHLRLEWDKFNAIGIGYSLIRPEIHRVATDHFGCLILATRQARRRGYRRIGVTLNGQVNERTDRRWLGALLVEHERSRPEERIPPLVTRDWDEGAFQEWYGTHRPEVIMGVHMYRVADALEKMGLRVPEDVGLISLELRDREKGMSGIDQNFEQIGATAVHNVIGMFHRGERGLPLAAQKSLIDGNWVEGSTLR, encoded by the coding sequence GTGGATCATCGCAACCCAACGCTGAAGGATGTGGCCGATGCCGCAGGCGTCCACCGCGCCACGGCCTCCCGGGCGCTCAACAACGATCCGCGGATCACGGAAGCCACACGTCTCCGTGTGCTGGAGGCCGCCGAACAACTGGGATACCGGGTGGACCCGCTGGTATCCCTGCTGATGAGCCACCGGCGCACCGCCACCACGCCGGCCTTCCAGGGAGTCATCGCCTACGTCACGCGGTATGAGACACCGGGCGCGTGGCAGGAGTTTTCGGAAAGCTTCACCCGCATCCACCGTGGCGCGGCCAGCGCGGCGGAGAGACATGGCTATGTGCTGGAGGAGTTCTGCGTGCCGCCGGTGAAAGGCGCCGTCGCGACCTTCCAGCGGGTGGCCCTGGCCCGTGGCATCCAGTGCGTGCTGTTGGCCCCGCTACCGCGCCCGAACGGGCATCTGCGACTGGAATGGGACAAGTTCAACGCCATCGGCATCGGCTATTCGCTCATCCGGCCGGAAATCCACCGGGTGGCGACGGATCACTTCGGTTGCCTCATCCTGGCGACGCGCCAGGCCCGGCGGCGGGGCTACCGCCGCATCGGCGTGACGCTCAACGGCCAGGTCAACGAGCGCACGGACCGCCGCTGGCTGGGGGCGCTGCTGGTCGAGCATGAACGCTCCCGCCCGGAGGAACGCATCCCGCCACTGGTCACGAGGGACTGGGATGAAGGTGCCTTCCAGGAATGGTATGGAACCCACCGCCCGGAGGTGATCATGGGCGTCCACATGTACCGCGTGGCGGATGCCCTGGAGAAAATGGGCCTGCGGGTGCCGGAGGATGTCGGCCTGATTTCACTGGAACTCCGCGACCGGGAGAAAGGCATGAGCGGCATCGACCAGAACTTCGAACAGATCGGCGCCACGGCCGTCCACAACGTCATCGGCATGTTCCACCGGGGTGAGCGTGGTCTCCCGCTGGCGGCGCAGAAGAGCCTGATCGACGGCAACTGGGTTGAGGGAAGCACGCTGCGCTGA
- a CDS encoding PEP-CTERM sorting domain-containing protein (PEP-CTERM proteins occur, often in large numbers, in the proteomes of bacteria that also encode an exosortase, a predicted intramembrane cysteine proteinase. The presence of a PEP-CTERM domain at a protein's C-terminus predicts cleavage within the sorting domain, followed by covalent anchoring to some some component of the (usually Gram-negative) cell surface. Many PEP-CTERM proteins exhibit an unusual sequence composition that includes large numbers of potential glycosylation sites. Expression of one such protein has been shown restore the ability of a bacterium to form floc, a type of biofilm.), whose translation MKRSIPLSLTAAAMMIGTCHAAVLVNGDFEISGAGNPTFTGWNEVSNDTAVDSKGSSAIIGGAHLSGTTSVEMVALAANGGAIRQTVPTALSQFTVSLDFAALSPDAAADVSTRYFSMQLKHGAVTSVTQINLRVAKSGQLQAYDGASWQAVGSLVAAFSVDTGTAGAWGGETVVTNSLTITGDYTGAPTYSVNLNGTTVSGLNYFQGGAPATGTNTLNSVSFYGGAAAKNFLVDNVAVVPEPATGCLVSAAGLGLFIRRRSGATECMTNPLKTPINRGI comes from the coding sequence ATGAAACGATCTATCCCCCTGTCTCTCACAGCCGCGGCAATGATGATAGGAACCTGTCATGCCGCCGTGCTGGTCAACGGTGATTTCGAGATCTCCGGAGCCGGAAACCCCACCTTCACCGGATGGAACGAAGTATCGAACGACACCGCCGTCGATTCGAAGGGATCATCCGCGATCATCGGCGGAGCGCACCTCTCCGGGACCACCAGCGTGGAAATGGTAGCCCTCGCGGCGAACGGCGGTGCCATCCGCCAGACCGTGCCGACCGCCCTGTCCCAGTTCACCGTTTCGCTGGACTTCGCGGCACTCTCTCCGGATGCCGCTGCGGACGTCTCCACCCGCTACTTCAGCATGCAGCTCAAGCATGGTGCGGTCACCTCCGTTACCCAGATCAACCTGCGGGTGGCGAAGTCCGGTCAGCTCCAGGCCTACGACGGGGCAAGCTGGCAGGCCGTCGGATCATTGGTCGCGGCCTTCAGCGTGGACACCGGAACCGCAGGGGCATGGGGTGGGGAGACCGTGGTCACCAACAGCCTGACCATCACCGGCGACTACACCGGCGCCCCAACCTACAGTGTGAACCTCAACGGAACCACGGTCAGCGGCCTCAACTATTTCCAGGGCGGTGCGCCGGCGACGGGAACCAATACCCTCAACTCCGTCTCCTTCTACGGCGGAGCGGCGGCGAAGAATTTCCTGGTGGATAATGTGGCCGTCGTTCCGGAACCGGCCACCGGTTGCCTGGTCTCCGCCGCCGGTCTCGGCCTGTTCATCCGCCGCCGCTCCGGTGCAACGGAGTGCATGACGAATCCTTTGAAAACCCCCATAAATCGTGGGATCTGA
- a CDS encoding DUF1553 domain-containing protein — MKSILISLASLVLSAGWCMAASFADGRIGGAAVAETANRSYRLLVPDTAEKDVRLPIVIYLHGAGAKGNDNRRPEAEPIPAHLASADFQKAHPCFVLVPQCRDGSDSEGRPNNWVKWKGQKELPPAQWVESDVEPSDQLHAAMTALDEIMENHPIDPARIYLAGVSMGASGSWNWAARQPGRFAAVLPVCGLSEEGKAPALKTVRIRTFHGTLDDVVPVERTRRMIAALKGEGADAELKEYDGAGHDIARKVLEDGALEWMFSQRIGTSSVVTPVSDEQGLEYFEKEIRPLLAEHCYECHGEKKQKGELRLDTKAAAFAGGELGKAIVPGDLDKSLLITAVRYHEKDLQMPPEEKLPQDVVAKLEEWIRKGAAWPDDGKSHTSKVSGEMVFSDEMKSHWAFQPMSRPVVPPSAKNPIDHFIAEKLGQAGLALSPEADARKLIRRVSLDLTGLPATPEETEAFAADPSPEAYQKIVKRLLSSPHYGERWGRHWLDVARYADSNGSEVDHAMANVWRYRDYVIHSFNADKPFDRFLREQIAGDLLPDADDDSLTATGFLMLGPKALADLDKARLTADVIDEQVDTVSRAFIGMTMGCARCHDHKFDPLSAADYYAMSGIFSSTKTMDVSKRVATWTERPLGGNAELEKYASLGHEIAELRKQREAIAKAGGGKEKKVLASGTDYLVVEAEHFTSGNVSVESDSLGRGIGVIRTRTEYPDHIEYEFGLPEEGDYQIELRYAAKESRPTQLLVNGNLETEEAAAEITGDWTPRAQRWFVQGTYRFRKGTNVLAFHRDGPVPIFDKWIIGKPRAQAYSETAPEAKAGFAVKDDGRKERLKKMDAAIAKAEDRLSAMPRVMVPLEGTIADAPILVRGNPATPGVVVPRGFPKIVTNVKMPAPGAEASGRKELADWLAHPDHPLTARVIVNRVWLWHFGEGLVRSPDNFGLRGETPSHPELLDWLSVWLVENGWSLKKLHELICNSATYRQAVLAKAPAQDPENRLFSGFPRRRLEAEVLRDSMLAISAKLDTTMGGSLMTVQDRTYANGGNAPADIAKKMNYGSPRRSVYVPIIRNALHDFFGAFDYPNPGVITGQRSQTTVAPQALFLMNSPFVLEQSAALADRIGKMDGDDEARARAAWQLVLSRPARADEIARALAYVNALEGDLRALGDESPRRSAWTRMCQTLFASNEFLYLQ; from the coding sequence TTGAAATCCATCCTGATATCCCTCGCTTCTCTCGTCCTCTCCGCCGGATGGTGCATGGCCGCATCCTTCGCTGATGGCCGGATCGGTGGAGCGGCTGTGGCGGAAACGGCGAACCGATCGTACCGCCTGCTGGTGCCGGATACCGCGGAGAAAGATGTCCGTCTTCCCATCGTGATCTACCTTCACGGAGCAGGCGCGAAGGGAAACGACAACAGACGGCCGGAGGCGGAACCGATCCCCGCGCATCTTGCGTCGGCGGATTTCCAGAAAGCCCATCCGTGCTTCGTCCTGGTGCCCCAGTGCCGCGACGGCTCCGATTCCGAAGGTCGTCCGAACAACTGGGTGAAGTGGAAGGGGCAGAAAGAGCTGCCGCCCGCGCAGTGGGTGGAGTCGGATGTGGAACCCAGCGACCAGCTCCATGCCGCGATGACGGCTCTGGATGAGATCATGGAGAACCATCCCATCGATCCGGCACGGATCTATCTCGCGGGAGTTTCCATGGGAGCCAGCGGCTCGTGGAACTGGGCCGCCAGACAACCCGGGCGCTTCGCCGCGGTGCTGCCGGTCTGCGGATTGAGTGAGGAAGGAAAGGCACCGGCGTTGAAAACGGTGAGGATACGGACTTTCCACGGCACCCTCGACGATGTGGTTCCGGTCGAGCGCACGCGCCGGATGATCGCCGCGCTGAAGGGGGAAGGCGCGGATGCGGAACTCAAGGAATACGATGGAGCCGGGCATGACATCGCCCGGAAGGTCTTGGAGGACGGTGCGCTGGAGTGGATGTTTTCCCAACGGATCGGAACATCGTCCGTAGTCACACCCGTCTCCGACGAGCAGGGCTTGGAGTATTTCGAGAAAGAGATCCGCCCGCTGCTGGCGGAGCACTGCTACGAGTGCCACGGCGAGAAGAAGCAGAAAGGGGAATTGCGCCTCGATACAAAGGCCGCCGCCTTCGCCGGAGGGGAGCTGGGCAAGGCCATCGTCCCGGGGGATCTGGACAAAAGCCTTCTGATCACGGCGGTCCGCTACCATGAAAAGGATCTCCAGATGCCGCCGGAAGAAAAGCTTCCGCAGGATGTGGTGGCAAAGCTGGAGGAATGGATCCGCAAGGGCGCGGCATGGCCGGATGACGGAAAGTCCCATACCTCGAAGGTGAGCGGCGAGATGGTGTTCAGCGATGAGATGAAGTCCCACTGGGCGTTCCAGCCGATGTCTAGGCCGGTCGTGCCACCGTCGGCGAAGAACCCCATCGATCATTTCATCGCGGAGAAGCTCGGACAGGCCGGGCTGGCTCTTTCCCCGGAGGCGGACGCGCGGAAGCTCATCCGCCGCGTGAGCCTGGACCTTACGGGCCTGCCAGCCACCCCGGAGGAGACGGAAGCCTTCGCTGCGGATCCTTCACCGGAGGCCTACCAAAAGATCGTGAAGCGTCTTCTTTCATCCCCGCACTATGGAGAACGCTGGGGCCGCCACTGGCTGGACGTCGCACGCTATGCCGACTCCAACGGATCCGAGGTGGATCACGCGATGGCAAACGTCTGGCGCTACCGGGACTATGTGATCCATTCATTCAATGCGGACAAGCCCTTCGACCGTTTCCTGCGCGAGCAGATCGCGGGTGATCTCCTGCCGGATGCGGATGACGATTCGCTGACCGCCACCGGGTTCCTGATGCTGGGGCCGAAGGCGCTGGCGGATCTCGACAAGGCGCGGCTCACGGCCGATGTCATCGACGAACAGGTGGACACCGTGTCCCGTGCTTTCATCGGGATGACCATGGGGTGCGCCCGTTGCCATGACCACAAGTTCGACCCCTTGTCCGCCGCGGACTACTACGCCATGTCCGGCATCTTCAGCAGCACGAAGACGATGGACGTTTCGAAGCGGGTGGCCACCTGGACGGAGCGACCTCTCGGAGGAAATGCGGAGCTGGAGAAATACGCGTCGCTGGGACATGAGATCGCGGAGTTGCGGAAGCAACGTGAAGCCATCGCGAAAGCCGGGGGCGGAAAGGAAAAGAAGGTGCTCGCATCCGGCACGGACTATCTCGTGGTGGAGGCGGAACATTTCACGTCCGGAAATGTGAGCGTGGAATCCGACAGCCTGGGCAGGGGCATCGGGGTGATCCGCACCCGGACCGAGTATCCCGACCACATCGAGTATGAGTTCGGGTTGCCGGAGGAGGGCGACTACCAGATCGAACTCCGCTATGCGGCAAAGGAATCACGGCCCACCCAGCTCCTTGTGAATGGCAACCTCGAGACCGAGGAGGCCGCTGCGGAGATCACCGGTGACTGGACGCCGCGGGCTCAGCGGTGGTTTGTCCAGGGGACCTACCGCTTCCGAAAGGGAACGAACGTCCTTGCGTTCCACCGCGACGGACCGGTGCCCATCTTTGACAAATGGATCATCGGAAAACCCCGTGCGCAGGCTTACTCGGAGACCGCCCCGGAAGCAAAGGCAGGCTTCGCCGTGAAGGACGACGGCCGGAAGGAACGCCTGAAGAAAATGGACGCCGCCATCGCAAAGGCGGAGGATCGGCTGTCGGCCATGCCGCGGGTGATGGTTCCGCTGGAAGGAACCATCGCGGATGCCCCCATTCTGGTCCGGGGGAATCCCGCGACTCCCGGCGTGGTGGTGCCGCGCGGCTTCCCGAAGATCGTCACGAATGTGAAAATGCCCGCCCCCGGAGCGGAGGCCAGCGGTCGGAAAGAATTGGCGGACTGGCTGGCGCATCCGGATCATCCGCTGACAGCACGCGTCATCGTCAACCGGGTGTGGCTCTGGCACTTCGGCGAGGGCTTGGTGAGATCTCCGGACAACTTCGGACTGAGGGGGGAGACACCTTCCCACCCGGAGCTGCTGGATTGGCTCTCCGTCTGGCTCGTCGAGAACGGATGGTCGCTCAAGAAGCTGCACGAACTCATCTGCAACAGCGCGACCTACCGGCAGGCGGTCCTTGCGAAGGCTCCCGCGCAGGATCCTGAGAACCGCCTGTTCTCAGGCTTTCCGCGCCGCAGGCTGGAGGCGGAAGTGCTCCGTGACTCCATGCTGGCGATCTCCGCGAAGCTGGACACCACCATGGGCGGCTCCCTGATGACCGTCCAGGACCGCACCTATGCGAACGGCGGAAACGCTCCGGCGGACATTGCGAAGAAGATGAATTACGGATCGCCCCGCCGCTCCGTCTATGTGCCCATCATCCGCAACGCGCTCCATGATTTCTTCGGTGCCTTCGACTATCCGAACCCCGGCGTGATCACCGGCCAGCGTTCCCAGACGACGGTGGCGCCGCAGGCCCTGTTTCTGATGAACAGCCCCTTCGTGCTGGAGCAGTCGGCGGCGCTGGCGGACCGCATCGGCAAGATGGATGGCGATGACGAGGCCCGTGCCCGAGCGGCGTGGCAGCTCGTCCTTTCCCGCCCGGCAAGGGCGGATGAGATCGCCCGCGCGCTCGCCTATGTCAATGCCCTGGAAGGTGATCTCCGCGCACTGGGGGATGAGTCGCCCCGCCGTTCCGCATGGACCCGCATGTGCCAGACCCTTTTCGCTTCGAACGAATTCCTCTACCTGCAATGA